A genomic stretch from Malus domestica chromosome 15, GDT2T_hap1 includes:
- the LOC139191921 gene encoding uncharacterized protein produces the protein MAHWAVKTFNMDIDAAGVHRKLQLNELEEIRHDAYENARIYKDKTKAYHDKMLRTKTFSKGQKVLLFDSRLRFFPGKLRSKWIGPFIVTNVFPHGAVQVQSLKTGHEIKVNGHRLKPYYDLFEEHVVEDLSLHAVGTKDH, from the coding sequence ATGGCGCATTGGGCTGTGAAGACCTTCAACATGGACATAGATGCTGCCGGGGTGCATAGAAAGCTCCAACTAAATGAACTCGAGGAGATTAGGCATGACGCTTATGAGAACGCTCGAATTTACAAGGACAAGACCAAGGCGTATCATGACAAGATGCTTCGTACCAAAACATTCTCCAAGGGGCAGAAAGTGCTCTTATTTGACTCTCGCCTTCGGTTTTTCCCcggtaagttgcgttccaagtggattgggccatttattgttactaatgtctttcctcatggtgcagtccaagtccaaagcttgaaaacaggACATGAAATCAAGGTTaatgggcatcgattgaagccctattacgacCTGTTTGAGGAGCATGTGGTGGAGGATCtatccctccatgccgtgggcacCAAAGATCATTGA